A genomic window from Klebsiella quasipneumoniae subsp. quasipneumoniae includes:
- the nuoE gene encoding NADH-quinone oxidoreductase subunit NuoE: MHENQQPQTEAFELSAAEREAIEHEKHHYEDPRAASIEALKIVQKQRGWVPDGAIYAIADVLGIPASDVEGVATFYSQIFRQPVGRHVIRYCDSVVCHITGYQGIQAAIEKKLNIKPGQTTFDGRFTLLPTCCLGNCDKGPTMMIDEDTHSHLTPEAIPDLLEQYK, translated from the coding sequence ATGCACGAGAATCAACAACCACAAACCGAGGCTTTTGAGCTGAGTGCGGCAGAGCGTGAGGCTATTGAGCACGAGAAGCACCACTACGAAGACCCGCGTGCGGCGTCCATCGAAGCGCTGAAAATTGTTCAGAAACAGCGCGGCTGGGTGCCGGATGGCGCGATCTACGCTATTGCCGATGTGCTGGGCATCCCGGCCAGCGACGTCGAAGGCGTGGCGACGTTCTACAGCCAGATTTTCCGCCAGCCGGTTGGCCGTCACGTGATCCGCTACTGCGACAGCGTGGTGTGCCACATTACCGGCTATCAGGGGATTCAGGCCGCCATCGAGAAGAAGCTGAACATCAAGCCAGGGCAGACCACCTTTGATGGCCGCTTTACCCTGCTGCCGACCTGCTGCCTGGGCAACTGCGACAAGGGACCGACCATGATGATTGATGAGGACACTCACAGCCATCTGACGCCGGAGGCAATTCCTGACCTTCTGGAGCAGTACAAATGA
- the nuoF gene encoding NADH-quinone oxidoreductase subunit NuoF, with protein MKTVIRTAETHPLTWRLRDDKQPVWLDEYRSKNGYEGARKALTGMAPDEIVTAVKDAGLKGRGGAGFSTGLKWSLMPKDESMNIRYLLCNADEMEPGTYKDRLLMEQLPHLLVEGMLISAFALKAYRGYIFLRGEYIEAAQHLRRAIAEATEAGLLGKNILGTGFDFELFVHTGAGRYICGEETALINSLEGRRANPRSKPPFPASSGVWGKPTCVNNVETLCNVPAILANGVEWYQNISTSKDAGTKLMGFSGRVKNPGVWELPFGTTAREILEDYAGGMRDGLKFKAWQPGGAGTDFLTEAHLDLPMEFESIGKAGSRLGTSLAMAVDHEINMVSLVRNLEEFFARESCGWCTPCRDGLPWSVKILRALERGEGQPGDIETLEQLCRFLGPGKTFCAHAPGAVEPLQSAIKYFREEFEAGIKQQFSNTHAINGIQPNLLKTRW; from the coding sequence ATGAAAACCGTAATTCGTACTGCGGAAACGCATCCGCTCACCTGGCGCCTGCGCGACGACAAGCAGCCGGTCTGGCTGGACGAGTATCGCAGCAAAAATGGCTATGAAGGGGCGCGAAAAGCGCTGACCGGCATGGCGCCGGACGAGATCGTCACGGCGGTAAAAGACGCTGGCCTGAAAGGGCGCGGCGGCGCGGGCTTCTCCACCGGTCTGAAGTGGAGCCTGATGCCGAAAGACGAGTCCATGAACATCCGTTACCTGCTGTGTAACGCCGATGAAATGGAGCCGGGCACCTATAAAGACCGCCTGCTGATGGAGCAACTGCCGCACCTGCTGGTGGAAGGCATGCTGATCTCCGCGTTTGCGCTGAAGGCCTACCGCGGCTACATCTTCCTGCGCGGAGAGTATATCGAAGCGGCCCAGCATCTGCGCCGCGCGATTGCCGAAGCCACCGAGGCGGGCCTGCTGGGGAAAAACATCCTCGGCACCGGTTTTGACTTCGAGCTGTTTGTCCACACCGGGGCAGGGCGCTATATCTGCGGCGAAGAGACGGCGCTGATTAACTCCCTGGAAGGTCGCCGCGCTAACCCGCGCTCCAAGCCGCCGTTCCCGGCGAGCTCCGGCGTGTGGGGTAAGCCGACCTGCGTCAACAACGTGGAAACCCTGTGCAACGTGCCGGCGATTTTGGCCAACGGCGTTGAGTGGTACCAGAACATCTCCACCAGTAAAGATGCCGGCACCAAGCTGATGGGCTTCTCCGGCCGCGTGAAGAACCCGGGCGTCTGGGAGCTGCCGTTCGGCACCACTGCCCGCGAGATCCTGGAGGATTACGCCGGCGGCATGCGCGATGGCCTGAAGTTTAAAGCCTGGCAGCCGGGTGGGGCAGGGACCGACTTCCTCACCGAAGCGCACCTCGATCTGCCGATGGAGTTCGAAAGCATTGGTAAAGCGGGCAGCCGTCTGGGCACCTCGCTGGCGATGGCCGTTGACCACGAGATCAACATGGTCTCGCTGGTGCGCAACCTCGAAGAGTTCTTCGCCCGCGAGTCCTGCGGCTGGTGTACGCCGTGCCGCGATGGGCTGCCGTGGAGCGTGAAGATCCTGCGCGCCCTGGAGCGCGGCGAAGGCCAGCCTGGCGATATCGAAACCCTTGAGCAACTGTGTCGATTCCTGGGCCCGGGTAAAACCTTCTGCGCGCACGCGCCGGGCGCGGTTGAGCCGCTGCAGAGCGCGATTAAATATTTCCGCGAAGAATTCGAGGCTGGCATTAAGCAGCAGTTCAGCAATACCCATGCAATCAACGGGATTCAGCCGAACCTGCTTAAGACGCGCTGGTAA